A single Hippocampus zosterae strain Florida chromosome 1, ASM2543408v3, whole genome shotgun sequence DNA region contains:
- the zgc:66433 gene encoding CRACD-like protein isoform X3, producing MSWFHSLRDDFTLRPFEIQGTPDPAAMASGPPDVMANQEPAEIAEECSGKKKSKFQTFKNFFVRKKKKEPSGDDAELQGSQSSDNISKTSKNNTLSRSEKEKGSKISLGSKALSHDSVFVSDSSEANEALGASQDSIHGKVKSLQLQLKQAIRLGSPPSLMCVKRTEDAGTMSEDDGLPCSPPESTSSQAAMNQAQRNSSVSLEGLDSDEDQLSCAASSRAVSPLVTVPGDFSQPASPFGCLDNSAAKHKLGLRHKACNRRKPANRLEIKSEGHNGMDGTLSIRFPESLEAQEEVKIRDVNGHALEQKVKVEEEDPEKERPLLQGAEVEDESEADQDVSLAQDTACQSEAIEADIQSPPSPDLSARSSSLDSPRATPEPPVDHEDFPEHSLVNGNEENTDGPYLVEDNGFEEGVEDDSSFLQEVLSSLKTPLPSCTSCVDSDDVVLEVTQEDNETEDQEEVNDEPAFDEVAPRDTVRFDQSNEEEAKEEVAISTSPHLYVDEEEESEDDDEKEEEEEPVVERFPQPCMQLDDAPPDSAQKAEPEEQLDLPQTEPNHWEEQETEASEEEQKLTDLEVVGEDLEVRVDEEMEEKQQWMEEAEEEEWEMFPDETCQEVCNVSIRQEQSEAADVDALNNAQCTPDIEIPKESNDPVAEPGHESQMSPHENDRESQEREEGAQKDQDFKHTELHPEPQEEADHDKDGDVEQEELLEVKEEIEVNQTSSIRLSCSPLHFESPSQDSETPALSTPSESDTCVGIVTPQEITIPRETVAIGAAAISTETLPSNETKSLAETSIPNETFSNTATTAVHMNLLSPNSGLGTLAFQLSATDEESKVASCDTTVEQQDGKETIDEVREGEEEQVTPSCDTAVVVEEDISLSPDGEEVNQSLECPNESKIRFTVAPAWQRSLSSGEAKETLPSSPMPPLSTGPGDEDAQEAGMKDPRVAAQVEICVKTTVPGGTADKAPNVVVPDPVGAHTSAATAKEESPVVMEGNYNSPFGVRLRKTSVLHRFSSEEENTEAPAETPARPVSCKVEVTGFKPSTSQPVGTKPALPKKPDVHGETGVKSKRVSEPAAARAVSAVSEGPSWISMARQKQKIYKENSLDEMTIKKEDQDRESSLPSYVSSESKKELGTKPPEFTGNVNSSVMSKSSSTSENETRKSLSPVTPVPPQPPKSQLLPSPVSPKSPLPSSTFKPAPQAANYHRSLSPPTPVPVPIKPPSGSKPPTEPKPAQTPHTTLSSPPFSSRINPPLPASRVPGLSGPSAASQRVLPPPSLPQDEPPWMALAKKKAKAWSEMPQIVQ from the exons GAAAGAAGAAGTCCAAGTTCCAGACTTTTAAAAACTTCTTtgtcaggaagaagaaaaaagagccATCAGGGGATGATGCAGAGCTTCAAGGCAGCCAGTCGAGTGACAATATTAGTAAAACATCCAAAAACAATACACTCAGTCGCTCTGAGAAGGAAAAAGG GTCAAAGATTAGCCTGGGCAGCAAAGCCTTGTCACACGACTCCGTCTTTGTTTCGGACTCATCAGAGGCCAATGAGGCTCTGGGAGCTTCTCAGGACAGCATTCATGGGAAAGTGAAATCTCTTCAG CTCCAGCTGAAGCAGGCCATCAGACTGGGCTCCCCTCCATCGCTGATGTGTGTCAAGAGGACAGAAGATGCCGGAACCATGTCGGAGGATGACGGTCTGCCCTGCAGTCCCCCTGAGTCCACTTCATCTCAAGCAGCCATG AATCAGGCCCAGAGAAACAGTTCCGTCAGCCTGGAGGGATTAGACAGTGACGAAGACCAG TTGTCTTGCGCTGCTTCCAGCAGAGCAGTGAGCCCCCTGGTGACGGTTCCGGGAGATTTCAGTCAGCCTGCAAGCCCGTTTGGCTGTCTGGATAACTCTGCTGCCAAACACAAGCTGGGCCTGAGACACAAGGCCTGCAACAGGAGGAAACCTGCCAAT AGGCTTGAGATTAAATCCGAGGGACACAACGGGATGGATGGAACCCTGAGCATCCGCTTTCCAGAAAGTTTAGAAGCACAAGAGGAAGTGAAGATAAGAG ACGTAAATGGACATGCGCTGGAAcaaaaggtgaaggtggagGAAGAAGATCCGGAGAAAGAGCGGCCCTTGTTGCAGGGAGCAGAGGTAGAGGATGAGTCGGAAGCAGATCAGGATGTTTCACTCGCTCAGGACACTGCCTGCCAATCAGAGGCGATAGAAGCCGACATTCAGTCTCCACCCTCCCCTGATCTCAGTGCCAGAAGCTCCTCTCTGGACAGCCCCAG AGCCACACCAGAGCCCCCCGTGGACCATGAAGATTTCCCGGAACATTCACTTGTGAATGGAAATGAGGAGAACACGGATGGACCATATCTGGTAGAAGACAACGGATTCGAGGAAGGTGTGGAGGATGACAGCTCCTTCTTGCAGGAAGTGCTAAGCTCCCTGAAGACACCCCTACCTTCTTGCACTTCATGTGTGGATTCGGACGATGTTGTCCTGGAGGTGACGCAAGAGGACAATGAGACAGAAGACCAAGAGGAGGTGAACGATGAGCCCGCATTTGATGAAGTTGCTCCTCGTGATACCGTCCGATTTGATCAATCCAACGAGGAAGAGGCGAAGGAGGAGGTAGCCATTTCGACCAGTCCGCATCTGTATGTTGACGAAGAGGAGGAaagtgaagatgatgatgaaaaagaagaggaggaagaacctGTCGTAGAAAGATTCCCTCAGCCTTGc ATGCAGTTAGATGATGCGCCACCAGACTCGGCACAAAAAGCCGAACCTGAAGAACAACTCGACTTGCCCCAGACCGAACCAAACCACTGGGAAGAACAAGAAACCGAAGCAAGTGAGGAAGAGCAGAAGCTGACAGATCTTGAAGTGGTGGGAGAGGATCTCGAGGTGAGGGTGGATGAGGAgatggaggaaaaacaacagtGGATGGAAgaggcagaagaagaagagtggGAAATGTTTCCTGATGAAACGTGCCAAGAGGTTTGCAATGTGTCCATACGGCAAGAGCAGAGTGAAGCTGCAGATGTTGATGCCCTGAATAACGCCCAATGCACACCTGATATCGAAATACCAAAAGAGTCAAATGATCCGGTAGCCGAGCCCGGACACGAGAGCCAAATGTCCCCTCATGAAAATGACCGTGAAAGTCAAGAAAGAGAGGAAGGGGCGCAGAAGGATCAAGACTTCAAACACACAGAACTCCATCCAGAACCACAGGAAGAAGCAGACCATGATAAGGATGGCGATGTGGAGCAGGAAGAACTGCTGGAGGTAAAAGAAGAGATAGAAGTCAACCAAACATCATCAATTAGATTGTCTTGCTCCCCGTTACACTTTGAAAGTCCTTCGCAAGACAGTGAGACCCCCGCTCTAAGCACTCCTAGTGAGAGTGACACTTGCGTTGGGATCGTCACTCCTCAAGAGATCACCATTCCCCGTGAGACTGTCGCCATTGGAGCGGCCGCCATTTCCACCGAAACCCTCCCTTCCAACGAGACCAAATCTCTTGCTGAGACCAGCATTCCCAATGAGACCTTCTCTAACACAGCGACCACTGCTGTCCACATGAACCTTCTCTCTCCAAACTCAGGGTTGGGCACTCTTGCCTTTCAGTTATCCGCAACTGATGAAGAATCCAAAGTGGCGTCTTGCGATACAACAGTAGAGCAACAGGATGGTAAAGAGACCATTGACGAGGtgagagaaggagaagaagagcagGTGACCCCGAGCTGTGATACAGCGGTTGTTGTGGAAGAAGACATCTCTCTTTCACCTGACGGGGAAGAAGTCAACCAGTCACTCGAATGTCCCAATGAGAGCAAAATTCGCTTCACCGTCGCCCCCGCCTGGCAGAGATCTCTCTCTAGTGGGGAGGCCAAAGAGACCCTGCCCTCCTCCCCAATGCCGCCCCTCAGCACAGGGCCTGGAGACGAGGATGCGCAGGAGGCCGGCATGAAGGACCCACGTGTGGCGGCCCAGGTGGAGATATGTGTGAAAACAACAGTGCCTGGTGGGACTGCTGATAAAGCGCCAAATGTTGTGGTTCCGGACCCAGTGGGCGCGCATACCTCGGCTGCAACAGCCAAAGAAG AGAGCCCTGTGGTAATGGAGGGAAACTACAACAGTCCCTTTGGAGTCCGGCTGAGGAAGACATCAGTTCTGCACCGCTTCAGCTCGGAAGAGGAAAACACGGAG GCACCTGCGGAGACTCCAGCGCGGCCGGTTAGCTGTAAAGTTGAAGTGACCGGTTTCAAGCCCTCCACAAGTCAACCGGTCGGCACCAAACCTGCCCTTCCCAAGAAACCAGATGTCCACGGGGAGACCGGAGTGAAAAGCAAGCGTGTCTCAG AGCCTGCTGCAGCTCGCGCTGTTTCTGCTGTCTCCGAGGGTCCCAGCTGGATCTCCATGGCCAGACAGAAACAGAAGATCTATAAAGAAAATTCACTGGACGAAATGACCATCAAGAAG GAGGACCAAGACAGGGAGTCTTCACTGCCTTCATATGTCAGCTCGGAATCGAAAAAAGAACTCGGCACCAAACCACCCGAATTCACTGGAAATG tgAATTCATCAGTGATGAGTAAGTCATCATCAACTTCAGAAAACGAGACGAGGAAGTCTCTGTCCCCTGTGACTCCAGTGCCACCTCAACCTCCTAAATCTCAGCTACTTCCCTCCCCTGTCAGCCCCAAAAGCCCACTTCCTTCATCCACCTTCAAACCTGCACCACAGGCCGCCAACTACCATCGATCCCTATCTCCTCCGACTCCAGTTCCAGTTCCCATAAAACCTCCTTCGGGCTCCAAACCCCCCACAGAACCCAAGCCAGCGCAGACCCCACACACGACACTCTCCTCGCCTCCTTTTTCATCAAGAATCAACCCTCCGCTGCCGGCTTCAAGAGTTCCTGGCCTTTCCGGTCCATCTGCAGCATCTCAGCGTGTTCTCCCACCTCCATCTTTGCCCCAGGATGAGCCACCGTGGATGGCTCTGGCCAAGAAGAAGGCCAAAGCCTGGAGCGAAATGCCCCAGATAGTTCAGTGA
- the zgc:66433 gene encoding CRACD-like protein isoform X4, whose translation MKRRMSPWGVSFGSGRSDPAAMASGPPDVMANQEPAEIAEECSGKKKSKFQTFKNFFVRKKKKEPSGDDAELQGSQSSDNISKTSKNNTLSRSEKEKGSKISLGSKALSHDSVFVSDSSEANEALGASQDSIHGKVKSLQLQLKQAIRLGSPPSLMCVKRTEDAGTMSEDDGLPCSPPESTSSQAAMNQAQRNSSVSLEGLDSDEDQLSCAASSRAVSPLVTVPGDFSQPASPFGCLDNSAAKHKLGLRHKACNRRKPANRLEIKSEGHNGMDGTLSIRFPESLEAQEEVKIRDVNGHALEQKVKVEEEDPEKERPLLQGAEVEDESEADQDVSLAQDTACQSEAIEADIQSPPSPDLSARSSSLDSPRATPEPPVDHEDFPEHSLVNGNEENTDGPYLVEDNGFEEGVEDDSSFLQEVLSSLKTPLPSCTSCVDSDDVVLEVTQEDNETEDQEEVNDEPAFDEVAPRDTVRFDQSNEEEAKEEVAISTSPHLYVDEEEESEDDDEKEEEEEPVVERFPQPCMQLDDAPPDSAQKAEPEEQLDLPQTEPNHWEEQETEASEEEQKLTDLEVVGEDLEVRVDEEMEEKQQWMEEAEEEEWEMFPDETCQEVCNVSIRQEQSEAADVDALNNAQCTPDIEIPKESNDPVAEPGHESQMSPHENDRESQEREEGAQKDQDFKHTELHPEPQEEADHDKDGDVEQEELLEVKEEIEVNQTSSIRLSCSPLHFESPSQDSETPALSTPSESDTCVGIVTPQEITIPRETVAIGAAAISTETLPSNETKSLAETSIPNETFSNTATTAVHMNLLSPNSGLGTLAFQLSATDEESKVASCDTTVEQQDGKETIDEVREGEEEQVTPSCDTAVVVEEDISLSPDGEEVNQSLECPNESKIRFTVAPAWQRSLSSGEAKETLPSSPMPPLSTGPGDEDAQEAGMKDPRVAAQVEICVKTTVPGGTADKAPNVVVPDPVGAHTSAATAKEESPVVMEGNYNSPFGVRLRKTSVLHRFSSEEENTEAPAETPARPVSCKVEVTGFKPSTSQPVGTKPALPKKPDVHGETGVKSKRVSEPAAARAVSAVSEGPSWISMARQKQKIYKENSLDEMTIKKEDQDRESSLPSYVSSESKKELGTKPPEFTGNVNSSVMSKSSSTSENETRKSLSPVTPVPPQPPKSQLLPSPVSPKSPLPSSTFKPAPQAANYHRSLSPPTPVPVPIKPPSGSKPPTEPKPAQTPHTTLSSPPFSSRINPPLPASRVPGLSGPSAASQRVLPPPSLPQDEPPWMALAKKKAKAWSEMPQIVQ comes from the exons GAAAGAAGAAGTCCAAGTTCCAGACTTTTAAAAACTTCTTtgtcaggaagaagaaaaaagagccATCAGGGGATGATGCAGAGCTTCAAGGCAGCCAGTCGAGTGACAATATTAGTAAAACATCCAAAAACAATACACTCAGTCGCTCTGAGAAGGAAAAAGG GTCAAAGATTAGCCTGGGCAGCAAAGCCTTGTCACACGACTCCGTCTTTGTTTCGGACTCATCAGAGGCCAATGAGGCTCTGGGAGCTTCTCAGGACAGCATTCATGGGAAAGTGAAATCTCTTCAG CTCCAGCTGAAGCAGGCCATCAGACTGGGCTCCCCTCCATCGCTGATGTGTGTCAAGAGGACAGAAGATGCCGGAACCATGTCGGAGGATGACGGTCTGCCCTGCAGTCCCCCTGAGTCCACTTCATCTCAAGCAGCCATG AATCAGGCCCAGAGAAACAGTTCCGTCAGCCTGGAGGGATTAGACAGTGACGAAGACCAG TTGTCTTGCGCTGCTTCCAGCAGAGCAGTGAGCCCCCTGGTGACGGTTCCGGGAGATTTCAGTCAGCCTGCAAGCCCGTTTGGCTGTCTGGATAACTCTGCTGCCAAACACAAGCTGGGCCTGAGACACAAGGCCTGCAACAGGAGGAAACCTGCCAAT AGGCTTGAGATTAAATCCGAGGGACACAACGGGATGGATGGAACCCTGAGCATCCGCTTTCCAGAAAGTTTAGAAGCACAAGAGGAAGTGAAGATAAGAG ACGTAAATGGACATGCGCTGGAAcaaaaggtgaaggtggagGAAGAAGATCCGGAGAAAGAGCGGCCCTTGTTGCAGGGAGCAGAGGTAGAGGATGAGTCGGAAGCAGATCAGGATGTTTCACTCGCTCAGGACACTGCCTGCCAATCAGAGGCGATAGAAGCCGACATTCAGTCTCCACCCTCCCCTGATCTCAGTGCCAGAAGCTCCTCTCTGGACAGCCCCAG AGCCACACCAGAGCCCCCCGTGGACCATGAAGATTTCCCGGAACATTCACTTGTGAATGGAAATGAGGAGAACACGGATGGACCATATCTGGTAGAAGACAACGGATTCGAGGAAGGTGTGGAGGATGACAGCTCCTTCTTGCAGGAAGTGCTAAGCTCCCTGAAGACACCCCTACCTTCTTGCACTTCATGTGTGGATTCGGACGATGTTGTCCTGGAGGTGACGCAAGAGGACAATGAGACAGAAGACCAAGAGGAGGTGAACGATGAGCCCGCATTTGATGAAGTTGCTCCTCGTGATACCGTCCGATTTGATCAATCCAACGAGGAAGAGGCGAAGGAGGAGGTAGCCATTTCGACCAGTCCGCATCTGTATGTTGACGAAGAGGAGGAaagtgaagatgatgatgaaaaagaagaggaggaagaacctGTCGTAGAAAGATTCCCTCAGCCTTGc ATGCAGTTAGATGATGCGCCACCAGACTCGGCACAAAAAGCCGAACCTGAAGAACAACTCGACTTGCCCCAGACCGAACCAAACCACTGGGAAGAACAAGAAACCGAAGCAAGTGAGGAAGAGCAGAAGCTGACAGATCTTGAAGTGGTGGGAGAGGATCTCGAGGTGAGGGTGGATGAGGAgatggaggaaaaacaacagtGGATGGAAgaggcagaagaagaagagtggGAAATGTTTCCTGATGAAACGTGCCAAGAGGTTTGCAATGTGTCCATACGGCAAGAGCAGAGTGAAGCTGCAGATGTTGATGCCCTGAATAACGCCCAATGCACACCTGATATCGAAATACCAAAAGAGTCAAATGATCCGGTAGCCGAGCCCGGACACGAGAGCCAAATGTCCCCTCATGAAAATGACCGTGAAAGTCAAGAAAGAGAGGAAGGGGCGCAGAAGGATCAAGACTTCAAACACACAGAACTCCATCCAGAACCACAGGAAGAAGCAGACCATGATAAGGATGGCGATGTGGAGCAGGAAGAACTGCTGGAGGTAAAAGAAGAGATAGAAGTCAACCAAACATCATCAATTAGATTGTCTTGCTCCCCGTTACACTTTGAAAGTCCTTCGCAAGACAGTGAGACCCCCGCTCTAAGCACTCCTAGTGAGAGTGACACTTGCGTTGGGATCGTCACTCCTCAAGAGATCACCATTCCCCGTGAGACTGTCGCCATTGGAGCGGCCGCCATTTCCACCGAAACCCTCCCTTCCAACGAGACCAAATCTCTTGCTGAGACCAGCATTCCCAATGAGACCTTCTCTAACACAGCGACCACTGCTGTCCACATGAACCTTCTCTCTCCAAACTCAGGGTTGGGCACTCTTGCCTTTCAGTTATCCGCAACTGATGAAGAATCCAAAGTGGCGTCTTGCGATACAACAGTAGAGCAACAGGATGGTAAAGAGACCATTGACGAGGtgagagaaggagaagaagagcagGTGACCCCGAGCTGTGATACAGCGGTTGTTGTGGAAGAAGACATCTCTCTTTCACCTGACGGGGAAGAAGTCAACCAGTCACTCGAATGTCCCAATGAGAGCAAAATTCGCTTCACCGTCGCCCCCGCCTGGCAGAGATCTCTCTCTAGTGGGGAGGCCAAAGAGACCCTGCCCTCCTCCCCAATGCCGCCCCTCAGCACAGGGCCTGGAGACGAGGATGCGCAGGAGGCCGGCATGAAGGACCCACGTGTGGCGGCCCAGGTGGAGATATGTGTGAAAACAACAGTGCCTGGTGGGACTGCTGATAAAGCGCCAAATGTTGTGGTTCCGGACCCAGTGGGCGCGCATACCTCGGCTGCAACAGCCAAAGAAG AGAGCCCTGTGGTAATGGAGGGAAACTACAACAGTCCCTTTGGAGTCCGGCTGAGGAAGACATCAGTTCTGCACCGCTTCAGCTCGGAAGAGGAAAACACGGAG GCACCTGCGGAGACTCCAGCGCGGCCGGTTAGCTGTAAAGTTGAAGTGACCGGTTTCAAGCCCTCCACAAGTCAACCGGTCGGCACCAAACCTGCCCTTCCCAAGAAACCAGATGTCCACGGGGAGACCGGAGTGAAAAGCAAGCGTGTCTCAG AGCCTGCTGCAGCTCGCGCTGTTTCTGCTGTCTCCGAGGGTCCCAGCTGGATCTCCATGGCCAGACAGAAACAGAAGATCTATAAAGAAAATTCACTGGACGAAATGACCATCAAGAAG GAGGACCAAGACAGGGAGTCTTCACTGCCTTCATATGTCAGCTCGGAATCGAAAAAAGAACTCGGCACCAAACCACCCGAATTCACTGGAAATG tgAATTCATCAGTGATGAGTAAGTCATCATCAACTTCAGAAAACGAGACGAGGAAGTCTCTGTCCCCTGTGACTCCAGTGCCACCTCAACCTCCTAAATCTCAGCTACTTCCCTCCCCTGTCAGCCCCAAAAGCCCACTTCCTTCATCCACCTTCAAACCTGCACCACAGGCCGCCAACTACCATCGATCCCTATCTCCTCCGACTCCAGTTCCAGTTCCCATAAAACCTCCTTCGGGCTCCAAACCCCCCACAGAACCCAAGCCAGCGCAGACCCCACACACGACACTCTCCTCGCCTCCTTTTTCATCAAGAATCAACCCTCCGCTGCCGGCTTCAAGAGTTCCTGGCCTTTCCGGTCCATCTGCAGCATCTCAGCGTGTTCTCCCACCTCCATCTTTGCCCCAGGATGAGCCACCGTGGATGGCTCTGGCCAAGAAGAAGGCCAAAGCCTGGAGCGAAATGCCCCAGATAGTTCAGTGA